A single genomic interval of Chitinophaga sp. 180180018-3 harbors:
- a CDS encoding TonB-dependent receptor has product MKQNFYFSGRMLILLTGILLTLFRVYAQETTGSLRGRITDAGGQPLPGVTVQAVHTPSGTRYGTATTPDGRYNLSGLRVGGPYRLEASFIGMETQREDNIQVMLGQVQQVNIALKTGARKLNELQVTATKTGPRTNGAGRNINREELRNMPTISRSIQDVTRLVPQGSKDNTFMGSNFRYNNVTIDGAVNNDAIGFSPSLGGATGTSGMPGSSTRTNPVSMDAIQDMQVYLAPYDVKIGNFTGGSINAVTRSGTNQLEGSVYVYGRNATLTGADRAGDGRKMPAAFYDYQAGLRLGFPIIKNKLFFFTNTEVTGRQDPVQQEAGSKTSSGVLSETDAQQIQEALRARYGIDPGTYGQYNATGRSLKFFNRVDWNINDNNHLAVRNNTIFSDAVQLERDQQNFRFAGIAFKQTNNQQSTVAELNTRINSRLSNNVIAGFSTIHDYRDPTSNPAFPQVQIVGRTPGSTIFLGTDREASIFNMKQRTLELTDNFRWDLGKHHLLFGTHNELYKITYGFVNAWNGRVDYPSVNDFLNNNPSRVRGSYNYFNNDRGYILQHPGAVFNINFYSLYAQDEIQINDRFRITPGIRFDMAHIPNKPDLSEKVSSAVSDKYKGTTFDYRPLNQLDNGYLGKVQVSPRLGFSYDLLEDKSLVLRGGAGLFTGRIPFAWIGYAYYNTGDTYGAYDQRTDNGSGVFIPGTDPLRPGNNGIADFARQNGQPVSNPNAGKTQVDLIDNNFMMPQVFRGSVGVDYTSRSGFRYSIEGIYTQVIKDVMFQQVNLKDNPAYNTYDTAADRRLQPVFPSGGINPAFANAYLLSNTTMGYRYSLTGQVSRKFPGGLNASVAYTYGMSKDVSNGVRNSMESNWQLNQALNPNAPKLAFSNFDIRHRIVATVSYSVTWQQHLRSTFSLFGSFQSGSPYTYGFVNYTAQNTPQQVSLAYIPYAAEAVNFFAPYTEAGRKTVTAAEQANAFNAFIDKDSYLSHRRGSFTERNGGRTPWNNNVDFRFMQDFMIARKGGKHAHMITFTWDILNLTNLLNSQWGWVYFSPNTYNSTASVGLVPFIPGRASQGYPLYNFQDPGKPYSVDFLQSRWQMQMGLRYSF; this is encoded by the coding sequence ATGAAACAAAACTTTTACTTTTCCGGCAGGATGCTGATCCTGCTGACAGGCATACTGTTGACCCTATTCCGGGTATACGCCCAGGAGACTACCGGCTCGCTGCGCGGCCGTATTACAGATGCAGGCGGGCAACCATTGCCGGGCGTAACTGTACAGGCAGTACATACACCATCAGGCACCCGCTACGGTACTGCTACTACTCCCGACGGGCGTTATAACCTGTCGGGGCTCCGGGTGGGCGGCCCTTACCGGCTGGAAGCCAGTTTTATTGGGATGGAAACGCAACGGGAAGATAATATACAGGTCATGCTCGGACAGGTACAACAGGTGAATATTGCCTTAAAAACCGGCGCCAGAAAGCTGAACGAGTTGCAGGTTACTGCCACTAAAACCGGACCGCGTACCAATGGTGCGGGCAGGAACATCAACCGGGAAGAACTGCGCAACATGCCCACCATTTCCAGAAGTATACAGGATGTTACCCGGCTGGTGCCGCAGGGCTCGAAAGATAATACTTTCATGGGAAGCAATTTCCGTTACAACAACGTGACCATCGACGGCGCTGTAAACAACGATGCCATCGGCTTTTCCCCCTCGCTGGGCGGAGCTACCGGTACCTCTGGTATGCCGGGTTCCAGCACCCGTACCAATCCGGTTTCCATGGATGCCATCCAGGATATGCAGGTGTACCTCGCACCTTATGATGTGAAGATCGGTAACTTCACGGGTGGCAGCATTAACGCGGTAACCCGTTCCGGTACCAACCAGCTGGAAGGCTCCGTATATGTATACGGGCGGAATGCCACACTTACCGGCGCGGATCGCGCCGGCGACGGCAGAAAGATGCCGGCTGCGTTTTATGACTATCAGGCAGGGCTGCGGCTCGGTTTTCCCATCATCAAAAACAAACTTTTCTTTTTTACCAATACAGAAGTGACGGGCCGGCAGGACCCCGTACAACAGGAAGCCGGCAGTAAAACTTCTTCCGGTGTATTGTCTGAAACAGATGCCCAACAGATACAGGAAGCTCTTCGCGCGCGTTATGGCATCGATCCGGGTACTTATGGCCAGTATAATGCCACCGGCCGTTCGCTGAAGTTCTTCAACCGGGTAGACTGGAATATCAATGACAACAATCACCTGGCGGTGCGCAACAACACCATTTTCTCCGACGCCGTACAGCTGGAACGTGATCAGCAGAACTTCCGTTTCGCAGGCATCGCTTTCAAACAAACCAATAACCAGCAATCTACGGTAGCTGAACTGAATACCCGTATCAATAGTCGTTTATCCAACAACGTTATAGCCGGATTTTCCACCATTCATGACTACAGGGATCCGACCAGCAATCCTGCTTTCCCACAGGTGCAGATTGTAGGAAGAACACCTGGCAGCACCATCTTCCTGGGAACAGACCGCGAAGCCAGCATCTTCAATATGAAACAACGTACGCTGGAACTAACAGACAATTTCCGTTGGGACCTCGGTAAGCACCACCTGTTGTTCGGTACCCACAACGAGCTGTATAAGATCACTTATGGATTTGTAAACGCATGGAATGGGAGGGTAGATTACCCCAGTGTGAACGATTTTCTGAATAATAACCCCAGCAGGGTGAGGGGCAGTTACAATTACTTCAACAACGACCGCGGATATATCCTGCAACATCCGGGAGCGGTATTTAATATCAATTTTTACAGCCTGTATGCACAGGATGAAATTCAGATCAACGACAGGTTCCGTATTACACCCGGTATCCGCTTTGATATGGCGCATATCCCCAACAAGCCGGATCTCAGTGAAAAAGTAAGCAGCGCTGTCAGCGATAAGTACAAAGGTACCACCTTCGATTACCGGCCATTGAATCAGCTGGATAATGGTTACCTGGGAAAGGTGCAGGTGTCGCCGAGGTTAGGTTTCAGTTATGACCTGCTTGAAGACAAAAGCCTGGTGCTGCGCGGCGGTGCAGGACTGTTTACCGGGCGTATACCTTTTGCCTGGATCGGTTATGCATACTATAATACCGGCGATACTTACGGTGCATACGATCAGCGTACAGACAATGGCTCCGGCGTTTTCATTCCCGGCACCGATCCGTTACGGCCGGGTAATAACGGTATTGCAGACTTTGCCCGGCAGAACGGACAGCCGGTAAGCAACCCTAATGCCGGCAAAACCCAGGTAGACCTGATCGATAATAATTTCATGATGCCACAGGTATTCCGGGGTAGTGTGGGAGTAGACTATACCAGTCGCAGTGGCTTCCGCTACAGTATTGAAGGCATTTATACGCAGGTGATAAAAGATGTGATGTTCCAGCAGGTGAATCTGAAAGACAATCCTGCCTACAACACTTATGATACGGCGGCCGACCGCAGGCTGCAGCCGGTGTTCCCGTCTGGTGGCATCAATCCTGCGTTTGCCAATGCGTACCTGTTATCTAATACTACCATGGGTTATCGTTACAGCCTCACCGGTCAGGTGAGCAGGAAATTCCCGGGCGGACTGAATGCGTCTGTTGCCTATACCTATGGCATGTCTAAAGATGTATCCAATGGTGTGCGCAATTCCATGGAATCTAACTGGCAGCTGAACCAGGCGCTGAATCCCAATGCACCGAAGTTGGCTTTCTCCAATTTTGATATCCGTCATCGTATAGTCGCCACCGTGTCTTATAGCGTTACGTGGCAGCAACACCTGAGAAGTACATTTTCGCTTTTCGGCAGTTTCCAGTCGGGTAGTCCATATACCTATGGATTTGTAAATTATACGGCGCAGAACACGCCGCAGCAGGTGAGCCTGGCTTACATACCTTATGCTGCGGAAGCGGTTAATTTCTTTGCTCCGTACACGGAAGCGGGCAGGAAAACAGTAACAGCGGCTGAGCAGGCAAACGCCTTTAATGCCTTCATCGATAAGGATTCGTACCTGAGCCATCGCCGTGGATCATTTACAGAAAGGAATGGCGGCCGTACGCCGTGGAATAATAATGTGGATTTCCGCTTTATGCAGGACTTCATGATTGCCCGTAAAGGCGGTAAACATGCTCATATGATCACATTTACCTGGGACATCCTGAACCTGACCAACCTCCTGAATTCACAATGGGGATGGGTTTATTTTTCTCCCAATACTTATAATTCTACTGCCAGTGTCGGGTTGGTACCGTTTATCCCTGGCCGTGCTTCACAGGGGTATCCGCTGTATAACTTCCAGGATCCCGGGAAGCCCTATTCAGTGGACTTTCTGCAATCGCGCTGGCAGATGCAGATGGGCCTGAGATATAGTTTTTAA
- a CDS encoding fasciclin domain-containing protein, whose product MSIENMKTLLCGLLLMMVGTVACKKTEHTDKIEVRTLATYLKGEKDAQLFSTALQLSGLDTVFSSGGPYTLFVPADSAFINAGFTAEKLRSLDKKTLGGMIGYLILPGRIGKSSQVGFMSDTLTSLHPRYKPVVTQNYYGAFFNGVKVTEGNISLADGVVHKTGRLPLPPAGTLMETMDAAPDLKMVSYIFHRVKMLELYASNPVAIYKMLYGNTYTTATLVMPTDAAFKTIGYNVPSDLAGVDTLTLIKLVRYGCIYGTNFTCDFIGGRWAGGAGVPMKPGTVALNGFGMSGSGVTIVFRSYDIGKDATFEIGKDGVSFYGAGVITPPHIIRPDIVATNGVIHVLDQLFAPQGDYVYYK is encoded by the coding sequence ATGAGCATAGAAAATATGAAAACACTCCTCTGCGGCCTGCTGTTGATGATGGTTGGCACTGTGGCCTGTAAAAAAACGGAGCATACAGATAAAATAGAAGTACGTACACTGGCCACTTATCTGAAGGGCGAGAAGGATGCACAGTTGTTCAGCACCGCCTTGCAACTGTCGGGTCTTGATACTGTCTTTTCCTCCGGAGGGCCGTATACGTTATTCGTGCCGGCCGACAGTGCCTTTATTAACGCCGGATTTACAGCAGAAAAATTGCGTTCGCTGGATAAAAAAACACTGGGCGGCATGATCGGGTACCTGATCCTTCCCGGGCGTATTGGCAAATCCAGCCAGGTTGGATTTATGTCTGATACCCTTACCAGTTTGCATCCGCGGTATAAGCCTGTAGTTACGCAGAATTATTACGGTGCTTTCTTCAATGGGGTGAAGGTAACAGAAGGAAATATCAGCCTGGCCGACGGCGTCGTGCACAAAACAGGGCGCTTACCACTGCCTCCTGCGGGAACATTGATGGAAACAATGGATGCCGCACCTGACCTGAAGATGGTGTCCTATATTTTTCACCGTGTAAAAATGCTGGAGCTGTACGCCAGCAACCCGGTGGCTATTTATAAAATGCTATATGGGAACACCTATACAACCGCCACGCTGGTAATGCCCACAGATGCGGCGTTTAAAACGATCGGTTACAATGTACCATCGGACCTCGCTGGTGTAGATACTCTTACCCTCATCAAACTGGTTAGGTATGGCTGTATTTATGGCACCAACTTCACCTGCGATTTTATAGGCGGGAGATGGGCAGGCGGTGCTGGTGTGCCGATGAAACCTGGTACCGTGGCACTGAATGGCTTTGGTATGAGCGGCAGTGGGGTTACCATTGTTTTCCGGAGCTACGATATCGGGAAGGATGCCACTTTTGAAATAGGGAAAGACGGCGTTAGTTTTTATGGTGCCGGAGTGATTACACCTCCACACATTATACGCCCGGATATTGTTGCCACTAATGGTGTGATACATGTGCTGGATCAGCTGTTCGCACCACAGGGAGATTATGTGTACTACAAATAG
- a CDS encoding fasciclin domain-containing protein gives MKISIYNIRRMLIPVVLAGMLTGTGCKKDKQEVTPDKGADYFSRQRFLISTNYNFILFDTCLKAVSLQDTLTQPGPFTTLIPDNAAIQSARIGAVKDGGDISWLALPTDARRLFANHILRGNYSFRSLPLALNQPLPNLDGKNVYVSKYRTGADTVVTVNGVRVKDTDINTSNGQIQVLSGILTTEIYPSLTDLIVNTPPLTFFALAVQRSGLQNLLTNQGTYTVWAPSNDAFLNSGDPKLNSMQALEKADTAVLAALVRRHILPTRNFLLDMSLQSATLDTLRVQNLQREVVRISFKDRWGRVLQNPLVLGKGNKTAVVMYEMGYQNYIINRPAPNGVLHIIAGLLKP, from the coding sequence ATGAAAATCTCCATATACAATATTCGCCGGATGCTGATACCAGTGGTGCTGGCGGGGATGTTGACGGGTACAGGTTGTAAAAAAGACAAGCAGGAAGTTACTCCCGACAAGGGCGCGGACTACTTCAGCCGGCAGCGCTTCCTTATATCTACCAATTACAACTTTATCCTGTTCGATACCTGCCTGAAAGCAGTTAGTCTGCAGGATACACTGACTCAGCCAGGCCCATTTACTACACTGATTCCCGATAACGCAGCCATTCAAAGCGCCAGGATAGGCGCAGTGAAAGATGGGGGCGATATCTCCTGGCTTGCGTTGCCCACTGATGCCAGGCGCTTATTTGCCAACCACATATTGCGTGGTAACTATAGCTTCCGGTCACTTCCGCTTGCATTGAACCAGCCACTCCCTAACCTCGACGGAAAAAATGTATACGTCAGCAAATACCGTACAGGCGCCGATACCGTGGTGACAGTCAATGGTGTGAGAGTGAAAGATACTGATATCAATACGTCTAACGGACAGATACAGGTATTGTCCGGTATATTGACGACTGAAATATATCCCTCGCTGACAGACCTGATTGTGAATACGCCGCCGCTTACCTTTTTTGCGTTGGCCGTACAACGTAGTGGCCTGCAGAACCTGTTGACTAACCAGGGTACTTACACCGTATGGGCGCCATCTAATGATGCCTTTCTGAATTCGGGAGATCCAAAGCTGAATTCCATGCAGGCGTTGGAGAAAGCTGATACGGCGGTATTAGCAGCATTGGTGCGCCGCCACATCTTGCCCACGCGTAATTTTCTGCTGGACATGAGCCTGCAGTCCGCTACGCTGGATACCCTGCGGGTACAGAATCTTCAACGGGAAGTGGTACGTATTTCTTTTAAAGACCGCTGGGGGAGGGTTTTACAGAATCCTCTAGTACTGGGTAAAGGAAATAAAACTGCCGTCGTAATGTATGAAATGGGATATCAGAATTATATCATCAACCGGCCTGCGCCCAATGGTGTGCTTCACATAATAGCCGGTTTGCTAAAACCATAA
- a CDS encoding fasciclin domain-containing protein: MIMIIKRELINKKILPILVLLTGLTLGFTACEKIGLDDSAAFSHAVPDTTHDIRAVFAASRFTLFKQAARRVKLDQLLAPAGYFTILAPTDAAMQNAGLTADVINTLPEDSLQKIVRFHVVTGSYGALALNSAITSIETSTLLQEIIPDKSNAANLIYQQRLYLKRTKLLFVNGEPVNKESDTALTAGNGYVWPVDKVLQRPMLTAWETLLSRPELSMFVASIRLADSMYAANRLMFPGNPAIVADSLRYNSLYYANKKAEFGITQFALPMIMAPVNDAFKAAGFKTVNDIRAFATKVTPSQYPTVFLPIDSVLKQHALLNFRNIFTNISFYNDLLYNPYINNGQFNNYIGTGNMIMERAFFPQFQPADGTVKVKWTNDPAIPMATLYADPQRHMMTRSGVIYETDQLFYHPSK, from the coding sequence ATGATTATGATTATTAAGAGAGAATTGATCAATAAAAAAATACTGCCAATACTGGTGCTGCTGACTGGTCTGACATTGGGTTTCACGGCCTGCGAAAAAATTGGGTTGGATGATAGCGCAGCCTTTTCACATGCCGTTCCGGACACTACGCATGATATCCGTGCTGTGTTTGCAGCGAGCCGGTTTACGCTGTTCAAACAAGCTGCGCGCCGTGTTAAACTGGACCAGCTATTGGCACCTGCCGGTTATTTCACTATCCTGGCGCCGACGGATGCAGCCATGCAAAATGCCGGTTTAACCGCCGATGTGATCAATACGCTGCCGGAAGACTCGTTGCAGAAGATTGTTCGCTTTCATGTGGTGACCGGTTCTTACGGTGCATTGGCGCTGAATTCGGCTATCACGAGCATTGAAACCAGCACGCTGTTGCAGGAAATTATACCAGACAAATCCAATGCTGCCAACCTGATCTATCAGCAACGACTTTACCTGAAACGTACGAAGCTGTTGTTTGTAAATGGTGAACCGGTGAATAAGGAAAGCGATACCGCCCTGACGGCCGGAAATGGGTATGTATGGCCTGTTGATAAAGTGCTGCAACGCCCTATGCTAACGGCCTGGGAAACGTTGCTGTCGAGGCCGGAGCTGAGCATGTTCGTGGCTTCCATTCGCCTGGCCGACAGCATGTACGCTGCCAACAGGCTGATGTTTCCTGGTAATCCGGCTATTGTAGCGGATTCGCTGCGGTATAATTCTTTGTATTACGCCAATAAAAAGGCAGAATTTGGTATCACGCAGTTTGCGTTACCTATGATTATGGCGCCTGTTAACGACGCATTTAAGGCAGCTGGTTTTAAAACAGTGAATGATATCCGCGCATTTGCTACTAAGGTAACTCCTTCACAGTATCCAACAGTGTTCCTGCCAATCGACAGTGTGTTGAAACAACATGCGTTGTTGAATTTCCGGAACATCTTCACCAATATCAGTTTTTATAATGACCTGTTGTATAATCCATACATCAACAACGGGCAGTTTAATAACTACATCGGCACGGGTAATATGATCATGGAACGGGCGTTCTTCCCGCAATTCCAGCCGGCAGACGGAACGGTAAAAGTGAAGTGGACGAATGATCCGGCGATACCAATGGCTACGCTATATGCAGATCCGCAGCGGCACATGATGACCCGCAGCGGCGTGATTTATGAAACAGATCAGCTGTTTTATCATCCATCTAAATAA
- a CDS encoding fasciclin domain-containing protein — MKQLHYNRGNGMMVLLLWLLGMASACNKEITVPAERQPDVQPLQTILTSNYAFSLFNASLKRCGLDSLVAKKDANLTLLVPDNDAFNKAGYTQDSLLQKMSVAQLTELISYHILRGIYPAADIPRQIGNEYESLSGKLIYFSKPLIIKGINDQVPPSPKILHINGRTVGNADVRASNGIIQVLTAPLSVPAPTVKDWLEQRPQYSLYVAALKKMGLYAQLSGDGPFTLFVPENAKMERRGLTSAAIASDTFDTKHYSDYLFRAGILPNRIFITDFRDAPVVPQGAPSPVDVKVYSKEGFVLFNAVNPVPVACSWFEMFPGYFYRIGPQSLQYTFKDAIAGNGVIHGISDILVYPDSIHISHP; from the coding sequence ATGAAACAATTGCACTACAATAGAGGAAATGGCATGATGGTGCTGCTGCTATGGCTGCTGGGAATGGCTTCAGCATGCAACAAGGAGATCACGGTACCGGCGGAACGGCAGCCGGATGTACAGCCCCTGCAGACTATCCTCACCAGTAACTACGCGTTCAGTCTTTTTAATGCATCGTTGAAACGTTGTGGGCTTGACTCGCTGGTGGCAAAAAAAGATGCTAACCTGACGTTGCTGGTACCAGACAACGACGCTTTCAATAAAGCAGGATATACGCAAGATTCACTGTTACAAAAAATGAGTGTGGCACAGCTGACAGAACTGATCAGCTATCATATTCTGCGTGGCATCTATCCTGCGGCCGACATCCCCCGGCAGATCGGCAACGAATATGAAAGCCTTTCCGGGAAGCTGATCTATTTCTCCAAACCACTTATCATCAAAGGTATCAACGATCAGGTACCTCCTTCGCCGAAAATACTGCACATCAATGGCAGAACAGTAGGCAACGCCGATGTACGCGCTTCCAACGGTATCATCCAGGTGCTGACAGCGCCATTATCCGTGCCTGCGCCTACCGTAAAGGATTGGCTGGAGCAACGACCGCAATATAGCCTGTATGTGGCGGCACTGAAAAAGATGGGGCTGTATGCACAGCTCAGCGGCGACGGGCCATTCACGCTCTTCGTGCCGGAAAATGCGAAAATGGAAAGGCGTGGCCTTACCAGCGCTGCCATCGCCAGCGATACTTTCGATACCAAACATTACAGCGATTACCTGTTCCGTGCTGGTATACTCCCGAACCGAATTTTTATTACCGATTTCCGTGATGCGCCTGTTGTGCCACAGGGAGCACCTTCTCCAGTTGACGTAAAAGTATATTCCAAAGAAGGTTTTGTTTTATTCAACGCTGTAAATCCCGTACCGGTTGCCTGTTCGTGGTTTGAAATGTTCCCGGGCTATTTTTATCGTATCGGTCCTCAAAGCCTGCAATACACTTTTAAAGATGCAATAGCCGGAAACGGAGTGATACACGGTATTTCAGACATACTTGTTTATCCTGACAGTATACACATCAGCCATCCATAA